The following are encoded together in the Cololabis saira isolate AMF1-May2022 chromosome 5, fColSai1.1, whole genome shotgun sequence genome:
- the LOC133444337 gene encoding transcription factor Maf: MASELAMSNSDLPTSPLAMEYVNDFDLMKFEVKKEPVEPDRSINQCSRLVAGGSLSSTPMSTPCSSVPPSPSFSAPSPGSGSEQKAHLEDFYWMTGYQQQLNPEALGFSPEDAVEALISSSHQLQTFDGYARGQQFGGAAGAGGAMAGEEMGSAAAVVSAVIAAAAAQNGTPHHHHHHHHHHHAGAHHQSSGSQSGSIGGGGGAHQHLRLEDRFSDDQLVTMSVRELNRQLRGVSKEEVIRLKQKRRTLKNRGYAQSCRYKRVQQRHVLEGEKTQLIQQVDHLKQEISRLARERDAYKEKYEKLISTGFRENGGSGSDNNPSSPEFFMTSRKFLHL; the protein is encoded by the coding sequence ATGGCATCAGAGCTGGCAATGAGCAACTCCGACCTGCCCACCAGTCCCCTGGCCATGGAATATGTTAATGACTTCGATCTGATGAAGTTTGAAGTGAAAAAGGAGCCGGTGGAGCCCGATCGCAGCATCAACCAGTGCAGCCGCCTGGTCGCCGGGGGATCCCTGTCTTCCACCCCGATGAGCACGCCTTGCAGCTCGGTCCCCCCCTCTCCAAGCTTCTCGGCGCCCAGTCCGGGATCAGGGAGCGAACAGAAGGCGCACTTGGAAGATTTCTACTGGATGACCGGgtaccagcagcagctgaaccCCGAAGCTCTGGGCTTTAGCCCGGAGGACGCCGTAGAGGCGCTGATCAGCAGCAGTCACCAGCTCCAGACCTTCGACGGCTATGCCAGGGGGCAGCAGTTCGGCGGCGCGGCCGGGGCGGGGGGCGCCATGGCCGGGGAGGAGATGGGCTCAGCGGCCGCCGTGGTGTCCGCGGTCATCGCTGCAGCCGCAGCCCAGAACGGGACCccccaccatcaccaccaccaccaccaccaccaccacgcgGGCGCGCACCACCAGTCCTCCGGTTCCCAGTCCGGCAGCatcggcggcggcggcggcgcgcACCAGCACCTGCGCCTGGAGGACCGCTTCTCCGACGACCAGCTGGTGACCATGTCGGTGCGGGAATTGAACCGGCAGCTGCGGGGCGTCAGCAAGGAAGAGGTGATCCGCCTGAAACAGAAGAGGAGGACGCTAAAGAACAGAGGCTATGCCCAGTCCTGCCGGTACAAGCGGGTCCAGCAGCGGCACGTCCTGGAGGGGGAGAAGACGCAGCTCATTCAGCAGGTGGACCATCTCAAGCAGGAGATCTCCCGGCTGGCCAGGGAGAGGGACGCCTACAAGGAGAAATACGAGAAGCTCATCAGCACCGGCTTCAGAGAAAACGGAGGATCCGGCAGCGACAACAACCCTTCATCTCCGGAGTTTTTCAT